A single region of the Erythrobacter sp. genome encodes:
- a CDS encoding EAL domain-containing protein translates to MPLKGLLSSRSGNASARSGTQGRAGASPTLSDTQKLAMLEDLERSGLGWFWASDAEGRLAYLSPSVAQRLDLPLEELVGQPVAQVFQPAGLGGREKPLSLRLGAHKAFSGVAVRAARREDGAVLRLAGHPVFDDAGRFEGFRGTGADITEEFYREEETERLAKFDSLTGLANRHRMAHLIESTLTAFKAAKRNCAVMMLDLDRFKQVNDTLGHAAGDELLKQVSERLKRAIDRECEIGRLGGDEFQVMIPDLDDRGVLGEIAMKIISMLKQPYSLAEGRCVIGSSVGIAIAPHDGVTREEVVRSADLALYAAKNGGRGQFRFFSGELENEAIFRRRLEADLGTGLSENQLFLKYQPVIEAKSRKVTSLEARICWNHSQRGEIDEEEFASILEGSSLVADVGRWSIREACAHAALWPDSVRVALGVPAPLFNAESFVDDVAEALSETDLPASRLELGISEAVFFGDANQVDRTLGRLFKLGVRLTLDEFGSGYSSLAYLRRAPFDTIRIDSRLVAEADREADGGGKGGAIGGENRELGLVRAIVALAGALGMDTLAGGIESMALNDALVGCGVGFVQGPIYYEAAERETVEAEIMGGGWRIDPSADRTRRARRRTVLRKIHVIHDDHSYEVTLRNLSKTGALIQGLMDVPRGTQFVVDLGGGQLAVATVTRTNGDTQGLEFEQHLVEDGSGGLVTRNRVSPYMLASAGAPLAALSPGSYKAMEGGLGEGKSIPQFGYAPSYRHEHA, encoded by the coding sequence GTGCCCTTGAAGGGACTGCTGTCTTCGAGGAGCGGGAATGCCTCCGCACGGTCCGGCACGCAGGGGCGCGCCGGGGCCTCGCCGACCCTGTCCGATACCCAGAAGCTCGCCATGCTCGAGGATCTCGAACGCTCGGGGCTGGGCTGGTTCTGGGCGAGCGATGCCGAAGGGCGGCTGGCCTATCTCTCCCCCAGCGTCGCGCAGCGGCTTGACCTGCCGCTTGAGGAACTCGTCGGCCAGCCGGTCGCGCAGGTCTTCCAGCCCGCGGGGCTGGGCGGACGGGAAAAGCCGCTTTCGCTGAGGCTCGGCGCGCACAAGGCGTTTTCCGGCGTCGCCGTGCGCGCGGCGCGGCGCGAGGACGGCGCGGTCCTGCGGCTTGCCGGGCACCCGGTGTTCGACGATGCGGGCCGTTTCGAGGGCTTCCGCGGGACCGGCGCGGACATAACCGAGGAATTCTACCGCGAGGAGGAGACCGAGCGCCTCGCCAAGTTCGATTCGCTCACCGGGCTCGCCAATCGCCACCGCATGGCGCACCTGATCGAATCGACGCTCACCGCCTTCAAGGCGGCCAAGCGCAATTGCGCGGTGATGATGCTCGACCTCGACCGCTTCAAGCAGGTCAACGACACGCTCGGCCACGCTGCGGGCGACGAGCTGCTGAAACAGGTATCCGAACGGCTGAAGCGCGCGATCGATCGCGAATGCGAGATCGGAAGGCTCGGCGGCGACGAATTCCAGGTGATGATCCCCGACCTCGACGACCGCGGCGTGCTGGGCGAGATCGCGATGAAGATCATCTCCATGCTCAAACAGCCCTACAGCCTTGCCGAAGGGCGCTGCGTGATCGGTTCCTCGGTCGGCATCGCCATCGCCCCGCACGACGGGGTCACGCGCGAGGAAGTCGTGCGCTCGGCCGACCTTGCGCTCTACGCTGCCAAGAACGGCGGGCGCGGGCAGTTCCGGTTCTTCTCGGGCGAGCTCGAAAACGAGGCGATCTTCCGCCGCCGGCTCGAAGCCGATCTCGGCACGGGCCTGTCGGAAAACCAGCTCTTCCTCAAATACCAGCCGGTGATCGAGGCGAAGAGCCGCAAGGTGACCTCGCTCGAGGCGAGGATCTGCTGGAACCATTCGCAGCGCGGCGAGATCGACGAGGAGGAATTCGCCAGCATCCTCGAAGGCTCCTCGCTGGTCGCCGATGTCGGGCGCTGGTCGATCCGCGAGGCGTGTGCCCATGCCGCGCTGTGGCCCGACAGCGTGCGCGTCGCGCTGGGCGTTCCGGCCCCGTTGTTCAACGCGGAAAGCTTCGTCGACGATGTGGCCGAGGCGCTGTCGGAAACCGACCTGCCTGCCAGCCGGCTCGAACTCGGCATCAGCGAGGCGGTGTTCTTCGGCGATGCCAACCAGGTCGACCGCACGCTCGGCCGGCTGTTCAAGCTGGGCGTGCGCCTCACGCTCGACGAATTCGGCTCGGGCTATTCGAGCCTTGCCTACCTGCGCCGCGCGCCGTTCGACACGATACGCATCGACAGCCGCCTTGTCGCGGAGGCCGACCGCGAGGCGGATGGCGGGGGCAAGGGCGGGGCCATTGGCGGCGAGAACCGCGAGCTCGGCCTCGTGCGGGCGATCGTCGCGCTTGCCGGTGCGCTCGGGATGGACACGCTTGCAGGCGGCATCGAAAGCATGGCGCTCAACGACGCGCTGGTCGGCTGCGGGGTCGGCTTCGTCCAGGGCCCGATCTATTACGAGGCGGCCGAGCGCGAGACGGTCGAGGCGGAGATCATGGGCGGGGGCTGGCGGATCGACCCGTCGGCCGACCGCACCCGCCGCGCCCGCCGCCGCACGGTGCTGCGCAAGATCCACGTCATCCACGACGACCATTCCTACGAGGTCACGCTGCGCAACCTGTCGAAGACCGGCGCGCTGATCCAGGGGCTGATGGACGTGCCGAGGGGCACGCAGTTCGTGGTCGACCTGGGCGGCGGCCAGCTTGCCGTGGCGACGGTGACGCGCACCAATGGCGACACGCAGGGGCTCGAATTCGAACAGCACCTCGTCGAGGACGGATCGGGCGGGCTGGTGACGCGCAACCGCGTGTCACCCTATATGCTCGCCTCGGCCGGCGCGCCGCTCGCCGCGCTGTCGCCGGGCAGCTACAAGGCGATGGAAGGCGGTTTGGGTGAGGGCAAGTCGATCCCGCAATTCGGCTACGCGCCGAGCTATCGCCACGAACACGCCTGA
- the lepA gene encoding translation elongation factor 4 gives MTDLSKIRNFSIIAHIDHGKSTLADRLIQVCGGLTEREMREQILDNMDIERERGITIKAQTVRLDYTASDGETYQLNLMDTPGHVDFAYEVSRSLAACEGALLVVDAAQGVEAQTLANVYQSIEHDHEIVPVINKIDLPAADPDKVKAEIEDIIGLDASDAVLTSAKSGIGIEDVLEAIVARIPPPTGTREAPLKASLVDSWYDPYLGVVILVRVLEGTLTKGLNIRFMQGGTQHLVDRVGCFTPKRTDLPELGPGEIGFITAQIKEVEQARVGDTITTVKNGADKPLPGYREPQPVVFCGLFPVDAADFEKLRESIGKLRLNDASFSYEMESSAALGFGFRCGFLGLLHLEIIQERLSREYDLDLITTAPSVVYRVHLGHTKTEDAKVIDIHNPADWPDVNRIEIVEEPWIKAVIYTPDDYLGAILKLCQDRRGIQTDLTYVGGRAQVTYELPLNEVVFDFYDRLKSISRGYASFDYEQIGLREGDLVKMNILVNNEPVDALSLIVHRSVAEERGRGMCERLKDLIPRHLFKIPIQAAIGGKIIARETIAALRKDVTAKCYGGDITRKKKLLEKQKKGKARMREYGNVSIPQEAFIAALRMGEE, from the coding sequence ATGACCGACCTTTCCAAGATCCGCAATTTCAGCATCATCGCCCATATCGACCACGGGAAGTCGACGCTCGCCGACCGGCTGATCCAGGTCTGCGGCGGGTTGACCGAGCGCGAGATGCGCGAGCAGATCCTCGACAACATGGATATCGAGCGCGAGCGCGGCATCACCATTAAGGCGCAGACCGTGCGGCTCGACTACACCGCGTCCGATGGCGAAACCTATCAGCTCAACCTGATGGACACCCCTGGCCACGTCGACTTCGCCTACGAGGTCTCCCGCAGCCTCGCCGCGTGCGAGGGCGCGCTGCTGGTGGTGGACGCCGCGCAGGGGGTCGAGGCGCAGACGCTCGCCAATGTCTACCAGTCGATCGAGCACGACCACGAGATCGTCCCCGTCATCAACAAGATCGACCTGCCCGCCGCCGACCCCGACAAGGTCAAGGCCGAGATCGAGGACATCATCGGCCTCGATGCTTCCGACGCGGTGCTCACATCCGCGAAATCGGGCATCGGGATCGAGGACGTGCTCGAAGCCATCGTTGCCCGTATCCCGCCCCCCACCGGCACGCGCGAAGCGCCGCTCAAGGCGAGCCTCGTGGACTCGTGGTACGACCCCTATCTCGGCGTCGTCATTCTCGTGCGCGTGCTCGAGGGAACGCTCACCAAGGGGCTGAACATCCGCTTCATGCAGGGCGGCACGCAGCACCTCGTCGACCGCGTCGGCTGCTTCACGCCCAAGCGCACCGACCTGCCCGAACTCGGCCCCGGCGAGATCGGCTTCATCACCGCGCAGATCAAGGAAGTCGAACAGGCCCGCGTCGGCGACACCATCACTACGGTCAAGAACGGCGCCGACAAACCGCTGCCCGGCTACCGCGAGCCGCAGCCGGTGGTCTTCTGCGGCCTCTTCCCCGTGGACGCCGCCGATTTCGAGAAGCTGCGCGAGTCCATCGGCAAGCTGCGTTTGAACGACGCGAGCTTTTCCTACGAGATGGAAAGCTCAGCGGCATTGGGCTTCGGCTTCCGCTGCGGCTTCCTCGGCCTGCTCCACCTCGAGATCATCCAGGAGCGCCTCTCCCGCGAATACGACCTCGACCTCATCACCACGGCGCCATCCGTCGTCTACCGCGTCCATCTTGGCCATACCAAGACCGAGGACGCCAAGGTCATCGACATCCACAACCCCGCCGACTGGCCCGACGTCAACCGCATCGAGATCGTCGAGGAGCCGTGGATCAAGGCGGTGATCTACACGCCTGACGACTATCTCGGCGCGATCCTCAAGCTGTGCCAGGATCGCCGCGGCATCCAGACCGACCTCACCTATGTCGGCGGCCGCGCGCAGGTGACCTACGAATTGCCGCTGAACGAAGTCGTGTTCGATTTCTACGACCGGCTGAAGTCGATCAGCCGCGGCTATGCGAGCTTCGACTACGAACAGATCGGGCTTCGCGAAGGCGACCTCGTCAAGATGAACATCCTCGTCAACAACGAGCCGGTCGACGCGCTCTCGCTGATCGTCCACCGCTCGGTCGCCGAGGAGCGCGGGCGGGGGATGTGCGAGCGCCTGAAAGATCTCATCCCGCGCCACCTGTTCAAGATCCCCATACAGGCCGCGATCGGCGGCAAGATCATCGCCCGCGAAACCATCGCCGCACTGCGCAAGGACGTGACCGCAAAGTGCTACGGCGGCGACATCACCCGCAAGAAGAAGCTGCTGGAAAAGCAGAAGAAGGGCAAGGCGCGGATGCGGGAATACGGGAACGTGTCGATCCCGCAGGAGGCGTTCATCGCCGCGCTCAGGATGGGGGAGGAGTGA
- a CDS encoding outer membrane protein assembly factor BamD, whose translation MTTRITTTLSRAALLGAAVLATTACGGGSANEDVAYVARDVESLYAEAQRRLDRGNTILAAALFDEVERQHPYSPWARRAQLMSAFSYYLARDYNKAIQNAQRFLSIHPGNKDAPYAYYLIALSYYEQISDVNRDQKITEQAQAALEEVNRRFPQTEYAADARLKLDLVADHLAGKEMEIGRHYQRMGQWLAAAIRFRNVIDDFDTTSHTPEALYRLTESNLALGIPEEAVKYAAVLGANYPGSKWYEKAYKLVDKHAPDVQPS comes from the coding sequence ATGACGACCCGGATCACGACGACACTTTCGCGCGCTGCCCTGCTCGGCGCGGCCGTCCTCGCCACCACCGCCTGCGGGGGAGGCTCCGCAAACGAGGACGTCGCCTATGTCGCGCGCGACGTCGAATCGCTCTATGCCGAGGCGCAGCGGCGGCTCGATCGCGGCAACACGATCCTCGCCGCGGCCCTGTTCGACGAGGTCGAGCGCCAGCACCCCTATTCGCCCTGGGCCCGCCGCGCGCAGCTGATGAGCGCGTTCAGCTATTATCTCGCGCGCGATTACAACAAGGCGATCCAGAACGCGCAGCGCTTCCTATCGATCCACCCGGGGAACAAGGACGCGCCCTATGCCTATTACCTGATCGCGCTGTCCTATTACGAGCAGATCAGCGACGTGAACCGCGACCAGAAGATCACCGAACAGGCGCAGGCCGCGCTCGAGGAGGTGAACCGGCGCTTTCCCCAGACCGAATACGCTGCCGATGCGCGGTTGAAGCTCGACCTCGTCGCGGATCACCTCGCGGGCAAGGAGATGGAGATCGGGCGCCATTACCAGCGCATGGGCCAGTGGCTCGCCGCCGCGATCCGGTTCCGCAACGTGATCGACGATTTCGACACGACCAGCCACACGCCCGAGGCGCTCTATCGCCTGACCGAAAGCAATCTCGCGCTCGGCATCCCTGAAGAGGCGGTGAAATACGCCGCCGTGCTGGGGGCGAACTATCCGGGCAGCAAGTGGTACGAAAAAGCCTACAAGCTGGTCGACAAGCACGCGCCGGACGTCCAGCCGAGCTAG
- a CDS encoding DUF1499 domain-containing protein, producing the protein MSIIRTGAFALIGLAVLGAGGFAALGQYSKRGSAPGLTGGTLAPCPASPNCVSSEAGTEAAKRVEPLASASWDALPGAIAAMGGQVTRREDGYIAAEFTSRVFGFVDDLELRRGEDAVHVRSASRVGHSDNGVNAARVAQLRSRLDD; encoded by the coding sequence ATGAGCATCATCAGGACAGGCGCTTTCGCTCTCATCGGGCTCGCGGTGCTTGGGGCGGGAGGCTTCGCCGCGCTCGGGCAGTATTCGAAGCGGGGCAGCGCGCCCGGCCTGACCGGAGGCACGCTCGCGCCCTGCCCCGCCAGCCCCAATTGCGTCTCGAGCGAAGCGGGGACCGAGGCGGCCAAACGGGTCGAACCGCTTGCCTCGGCAAGCTGGGATGCCCTGCCCGGCGCGATTGCGGCGATGGGCGGCCAGGTGACCCGGCGCGAGGACGGTTACATCGCCGCCGAGTTCACCTCGCGCGTCTTCGGCTTCGTCGACGATCTCGAACTGCGCCGGGGCGAGGACGCGGTGCACGTGCGCTCGGCCTCGCGGGTCGGCCATTCGGACAACGGCGTGAACGCCGCGCGCGTCGCGCAGCTGCGCTCCCGGCTGGACGATTGA
- the recN gene encoding DNA repair protein RecN, with amino-acid sequence MLTRLSIRNIVLIEALDLEFRGGLGVLTGETGAGKSILLDALGLVLGDRAETALVRAGEEKASVTASFDFAALPAAIAEALDDAGIEIEPGEPLLIRRQVKADGGSKAFVNDQSASVALLRALAPALVELHGQHDDRGLVNPRGHRDLLDRYAGTDLSALSAAWRDWAKAEAKLAEARAEVEQARADEELLRAHLAELDALTPEVGEEERLAAQRIDLQKGERLSGELEELRHIWEGSDSPLASLRVAARKLDRIAEEHPLLAEALAALDRAVIEAGEAEETLERAAEALVHDPAALEAAETRLFDLRALARKHRCEVDDLPALMEEMRGKLAAIEGGEAELGALEKAAKEARAAYVAAADAAHEARAAAAKRLDKAVAAELAPLKLDAARFRTAITDLPEDKWGALGRDGVEFLIATNPGADFAPLAKIASGGELSRFILALKVALAEKGGAATIIFDEIDRGVGGAVASAIGERLARLASDEGQLLAVTHSPQVAARGGQHYLIAKASSGTVTKTSVVLLDNAGRQEEIARMLSGAEVTPEARAQADRLLEGV; translated from the coding sequence ATGCTGACCCGGCTTTCGATCCGCAACATCGTCCTCATCGAAGCGCTCGATCTCGAGTTTCGCGGCGGGCTCGGCGTGCTCACGGGCGAGACGGGGGCGGGCAAGTCGATCCTCTTGGATGCGCTCGGCCTCGTGCTCGGCGACCGGGCGGAAACCGCGCTGGTGCGCGCCGGAGAGGAAAAGGCGAGCGTCACCGCCAGCTTCGATTTCGCCGCGCTTCCTGCCGCGATCGCGGAGGCATTGGACGATGCCGGGATCGAGATCGAGCCGGGCGAGCCGCTGCTCATCCGCCGCCAGGTCAAGGCGGACGGCGGCTCCAAGGCTTTCGTCAACGACCAGTCGGCGAGCGTCGCCCTGCTGCGCGCGCTCGCCCCCGCTCTGGTCGAGCTGCACGGCCAGCACGACGACAGGGGGCTGGTGAACCCGCGCGGCCACCGCGATCTGCTCGACCGCTATGCCGGGACCGACCTTTCCGCGCTCAGCGCCGCGTGGCGCGACTGGGCGAAGGCCGAGGCGAAGCTGGCCGAGGCGCGCGCCGAGGTCGAGCAGGCGAGGGCCGACGAGGAATTGCTGCGCGCGCACCTTGCCGAGCTCGACGCGCTGACGCCCGAGGTTGGCGAGGAAGAGCGCCTCGCCGCCCAGCGCATCGACCTGCAGAAAGGCGAGCGCCTGTCGGGCGAGCTCGAGGAGTTGCGCCACATCTGGGAGGGTTCGGACTCGCCGCTCGCCTCGCTGCGGGTGGCGGCGCGCAAGCTCGACCGGATCGCGGAGGAACACCCGCTGCTGGCAGAGGCGCTGGCCGCGCTCGATAGGGCGGTGATCGAGGCGGGCGAGGCGGAGGAAACGCTCGAACGCGCGGCCGAGGCGCTTGTGCATGACCCGGCGGCGCTCGAGGCGGCGGAGACGCGCCTGTTCGACCTGCGCGCGCTCGCCCGCAAGCACCGCTGCGAGGTCGACGACCTGCCTGCGCTGATGGAGGAGATGCGCGGGAAGCTCGCCGCGATCGAGGGCGGGGAGGCGGAACTGGGCGCGTTGGAAAAGGCGGCGAAGGAGGCGCGCGCGGCTTACGTTGCGGCGGCCGATGCCGCGCACGAAGCGCGCGCGGCGGCGGCGAAGCGGCTGGACAAGGCGGTGGCGGCGGAGCTTGCCCCGCTGAAACTCGACGCGGCGCGGTTCCGGACGGCGATCACCGATCTGCCCGAGGACAAGTGGGGCGCCTTGGGCCGCGACGGGGTCGAATTCCTGATCGCGACCAACCCCGGCGCGGATTTCGCCCCGCTCGCCAAGATCGCGTCCGGGGGCGAACTCTCGCGCTTCATCCTCGCGCTGAAAGTCGCGCTGGCGGAAAAGGGCGGGGCGGCGACGATCATCTTCGACGAAATCGACCGCGGCGTGGGCGGCGCGGTGGCGAGCGCCATCGGCGAGAGGCTGGCGCGGCTGGCGTCGGACGAGGGGCAATTGCTGGCGGTGACGCATAGCCCGCAGGTCGCGGCGCGCGGGGGGCAGCACTACCTCATCGCCAAGGCGTCCAGCGGCACGGTGACGAAGACGAGCGTGGTGCTGCTCGACAACGCCGGGCGGCAGGAAGAGATTGCACGGATGCTCTCCGGCGCGGAGGTCACGCCCGAGGCCCGCGCGCAGGCGGATCGGCTGCTGGAGGGGGTGTGA
- the ligA gene encoding NAD-dependent DNA ligase LigA, which translates to MTDTANLTEAEAANELMRLAKAIAKHDRLYHAEDSPEISDAEYDALVRRNAELEAAFPHLVREDSPSKKVGHAVAASPLSKVTHEVRMMSLDNAFSPEEVEEWAARVRRYLALSEDEPLAFTAEDKIDGLSCSLRYEDGRLVRAATRGDGQVGEDVTANVAHIADIPQELPKGVPSVFEVRGEVYMERAAFADLNARLMEDARAAAEAKDEEFDASKVRQFANPRNAAAGSLRQKDASVTAKRPLRFWAHGWGAVSDVPGETQEEVVEALRGWGFPISPLFTRVESVEGLLAQYERIGAARPDLPYEIDGVVYKVDRLDYQQRLGFVAKAPRWALAHKFPAERAETVLEAIDIQVGRTGKLTPVGRLAPVLVGGVTVTNVTLHNRDEIARLGVRPGDRVVIQRAGDVIPQVVENLTREEEREPFQFPDHCPRCGSEAVAEEGEVDVRCTGGLICPAQRTQRLEHFVSRKALDIDGFGTRTIAQFFDLGWLESPADIFRLKERRDDILALEGWQDKSVDNLLAAVENRREPDAARLLFGLGIRHVGEVTARDLLKNFHELPVIRDLAERARAGDEEAAAELTAIDGIGPSVVEALGDFFHEPHNVAVWEDILGLVNPPRYEVETLDSPVAGKTVVFTGKLETMSRDEAKAQAERLGAKAAGSVSAKTDLLVAGPGAGSKLKKAQELGIEVIDEAGWAEIVAKADAGAGP; encoded by the coding sequence ATGACCGACACAGCCAACCTCACCGAAGCCGAAGCCGCGAACGAGCTGATGCGGCTCGCCAAGGCCATTGCGAAGCACGACCGGCTCTATCACGCCGAGGATTCGCCGGAAATCTCCGACGCCGAATACGATGCGCTGGTGCGGCGCAATGCGGAGCTGGAGGCGGCTTTCCCGCATCTGGTGCGCGAGGACTCGCCGTCGAAGAAGGTCGGGCACGCGGTCGCCGCTTCGCCGCTTTCCAAGGTCACCCACGAGGTTCGCATGATGAGCCTCGACAATGCCTTCTCGCCAGAGGAAGTCGAGGAATGGGCCGCGCGGGTGCGGCGCTATCTGGCGCTTTCCGAGGACGAGCCGCTCGCCTTCACCGCCGAGGACAAGATCGACGGGTTGTCCTGCTCGCTGCGATACGAGGACGGACGGCTGGTCCGCGCCGCGACCCGTGGGGACGGGCAGGTGGGCGAGGACGTGACCGCCAATGTCGCGCACATCGCCGACATTCCGCAGGAATTGCCGAAAGGCGTTCCGAGCGTCTTCGAAGTGCGCGGCGAGGTCTACATGGAGCGCGCCGCCTTCGCCGACCTCAACGCCCGCCTGATGGAGGACGCGCGCGCCGCCGCCGAGGCGAAGGACGAGGAATTCGACGCATCCAAGGTCCGCCAGTTCGCCAATCCGCGCAATGCGGCGGCGGGCTCGCTGCGGCAGAAGGACGCGAGCGTCACCGCGAAACGCCCCTTGCGGTTCTGGGCGCATGGCTGGGGCGCGGTGAGCGATGTTCCGGGCGAGACGCAGGAAGAGGTGGTCGAAGCCCTGCGCGGCTGGGGCTTTCCGATCTCGCCGCTGTTCACGCGGGTCGAGAGTGTCGAGGGCCTGCTCGCGCAATACGAGCGCATCGGCGCGGCGCGGCCGGACCTCCCTTATGAAATCGACGGGGTGGTCTACAAGGTCGACCGGCTCGACTACCAGCAGCGCCTCGGCTTCGTGGCGAAAGCCCCGCGCTGGGCCTTGGCGCACAAGTTCCCGGCCGAGCGCGCCGAGACCGTGCTGGAGGCGATCGACATCCAGGTCGGGCGCACCGGGAAGCTGACGCCGGTGGGCCGCCTCGCGCCGGTGCTGGTGGGCGGGGTGACGGTGACGAACGTGACGCTCCACAACCGCGACGAGATCGCGCGCCTCGGCGTTCGCCCCGGCGACCGGGTGGTGATCCAGCGCGCAGGCGATGTCATCCCGCAGGTGGTCGAGAACCTGACGCGGGAGGAGGAGCGCGAGCCCTTCCAATTCCCCGACCACTGCCCGCGCTGCGGCAGCGAGGCGGTGGCGGAAGAAGGCGAAGTCGACGTGCGCTGCACCGGCGGGCTGATCTGCCCGGCCCAGCGCACCCAGCGGCTCGAACATTTCGTCAGCCGCAAGGCGCTCGACATCGACGGGTTCGGGACCAGGACCATCGCCCAGTTCTTCGACCTCGGCTGGCTCGAAAGCCCGGCGGACATCTTCCGCCTCAAGGAACGTCGGGATGACATCCTCGCGCTCGAGGGGTGGCAGGACAAGTCTGTGGATAACCTGTTGGCGGCTGTGGAAAACCGGCGCGAGCCCGACGCGGCGCGGCTGCTTTTCGGGCTCGGCATCCGCCATGTCGGCGAGGTCACGGCGCGCGACCTTCTCAAGAACTTCCACGAGCTTCCCGTCATCCGCGACCTCGCGGAACGGGCACGCGCCGGGGACGAGGAGGCGGCCGCAGAACTCACCGCAATCGACGGGATCGGGCCGAGCGTGGTCGAGGCATTGGGCGACTTCTTTCACGAACCGCACAATGTCGCGGTGTGGGAGGACATTCTCGGCCTCGTGAACCCGCCGCGCTACGAGGTCGAGACGCTCGACAGCCCGGTGGCGGGCAAGACGGTCGTCTTCACCGGCAAGCTGGAAACCATGAGCCGCGATGAGGCCAAGGCGCAGGCCGAACGATTGGGCGCGAAGGCTGCGGGCAGCGTCAGCGCCAAGACCGACCTGCTGGTCGCCGGGCCGGGCGCGGGGTCTAAGCTGAAGAAGGCGCAGGAACTCGGCATCGAAGTGATCGACGAAGCGGGCTGGGCGGAAATCGTCGCGAAGGCCGATGCCGGGGCCGGGCCATGA
- a CDS encoding CinA family protein, with protein sequence MSDLLRELHPLAARIADRLRARGEKVAVADGATGGLVAASLLTVPGALDFFVGGGVVYSLRARDVLFALPREAYKGMRGASEDYALLQARAIRDNFGAEWGLAESGSVGGSSHPTGAPAGRSVAALAGPDGEVCAVLETASDDRIANMAAFTRNALDLLEKTLAEA encoded by the coding sequence ATGAGCGACCTGCTGCGCGAACTCCACCCGCTTGCCGCTCGCATTGCGGACCGCTTGCGGGCGCGGGGCGAGAAAGTCGCGGTCGCCGATGGAGCCACCGGCGGGCTGGTCGCGGCCAGCCTCCTGACCGTGCCGGGCGCGCTCGATTTCTTCGTGGGCGGCGGGGTGGTCTATTCGCTGCGGGCGCGCGACGTGCTGTTCGCGCTTCCCCGCGAGGCTTACAAGGGGATGCGCGGGGCGAGCGAAGACTATGCGCTGCTGCAGGCGCGGGCGATCCGCGACAACTTCGGCGCCGAATGGGGTCTTGCCGAAAGCGGCTCCGTAGGCGGCTCTTCGCATCCCACTGGAGCGCCTGCGGGCCGCAGCGTGGCGGCGCTTGCGGGGCCGGACGGGGAGGTCTGCGCCGTGCTCGAAACCGCCAGCGACGATCGCATCGCGAACATGGCCGCCTTCACCCGCAACGCGCTCGACCTGCTCGAGAAAACGCTCGCCGAAGCCTAG
- a CDS encoding SDR family oxidoreductase yields MAKTLLITGASSGIGAATARAAAQAGWNVALVARSADKLEKLAGEIGDNALALPCDATDRDAVRDALAKTADRFGGIEAVYANAGTGASAPGVEKGDPDDWHRMIHINILAVLYLAHAAIPHLKKTKGHFLVTGSKAGRDNMKGSVYSATKWFVHGFGENLAEEMRDWGGRCTVIAPGMVNTAFFDEPKPTKIQPEDVANAVVYALEQPKTAAVREIYIMPND; encoded by the coding sequence ATGGCCAAGACATTGCTCATCACCGGAGCCTCCTCCGGCATCGGCGCGGCGACCGCCCGCGCGGCGGCGCAGGCGGGCTGGAACGTCGCGCTGGTCGCGCGCTCTGCGGACAAGCTGGAAAAGCTGGCGGGAGAAATCGGCGACAATGCCCTCGCCCTCCCCTGCGATGCGACCGACCGCGATGCGGTGCGCGATGCGCTGGCGAAGACCGCGGACCGGTTCGGCGGGATCGAGGCGGTCTATGCCAATGCCGGGACCGGCGCGTCGGCGCCGGGCGTCGAGAAGGGCGATCCCGACGACTGGCATCGCATGATCCACATCAACATCCTCGCCGTGCTCTACCTCGCGCACGCGGCGATCCCGCATCTGAAAAAGACCAAGGGCCATTTCCTCGTCACCGGGTCCAAGGCGGGCCGCGACAATATGAAAGGCTCGGTTTATTCTGCGACCAAGTGGTTCGTCCACGGCTTCGGCGAGAACCTCGCCGAGGAGATGCGCGACTGGGGCGGGCGCTGCACGGTGATCGCGCCGGGCATGGTCAACACCGCTTTCTTCGACGAGCCCAAGCCGACCAAGATCCAGCCAGAGGACGTGGCGAACGCGGTGGTCTACGCGCTCGAGCAGCCGAAAACGGCGGCGGTGCGCGAGATCTACATCATGCCGAACGACTAG